A DNA window from Argiope bruennichi chromosome X2, qqArgBrue1.1, whole genome shotgun sequence contains the following coding sequences:
- the LOC129960619 gene encoding cytokine-like nuclear factor N-PAC, whose amino-acid sequence MAAKKDWNIGDLVWAKMKGFPFWPAKIVEPPTDRKSSPKKSRHYVFFFGSLNYAWIHDENIVRHSEEMLPSTSSKKKSTLLKLAIKQIIEESPKQAKSLVKENKYTEKSSEVLTSRTEKEIAKVQRKKVKTERQEQFIEEAPTQAKSLVKENESPEVLTSGIEKKMAKVQRKKVKTESQEVCKRILPKRHCKDKSEYERTSPPQKLTKSLTEDFSELINNTSPNLSYKHTAVIRPLDEYPSSGITSSEFQPFPTFDLHEPNEAIKAKNVIPSHKKIGFIGLGMMGQRLVKNLLTSNHKVTVWNRTPEKCVEFAKVGAELAQTPSDVVESCDIIFCCVSGPEASKSVVFGKCGILSGLEKSPPGSKRYVEMTTLDPTTSINIGEAINIAGGRYLEAPFSGSRESVEDGSLLILCAGEKKVFYSSYSCLATFSKNIYNLGNDVGTASKMNLILSTFLGVSYVALAEAMALVEHCNLSQVDFVAIMRLRQICSPLLKEKGEAIISRNFKTNNSLKYQERDITLALTLDNDCGQPISVTTAANEVFQRAKLRNYSDHDVSAVYMGTKY is encoded by the coding sequence ATGGCTGCCAAAAAAGATTGGAATATTGGAGATCTGGTTTGGGCCAAGATGAAGGGTTTTCCTTTTTGGCCAGCCAAGATAGTAGAACCTCCTACAGATAGAAAATCTAGTCCTAAAAAGTCACGtcattatgtattcttttttggaAGTCTAAATTATGCATGGATACACGATGAAAATATTGTCCGTCATTCTGAAGAAATGTTACCGTCTACTTCCAGTAAGAAAAAATCAACCcttttaaaattagcaataaaacaaatcattgaaGAATCACCCAAACAAGCTAAATCACtagtcaaagaaaataaatatactgaGAAGTCTTCTGAAGTATTGACAAGTCGTACTGAAAAGGAAATTGCTAAAGtacaaagaaagaaagtgaaaactGAAAGACAAGAACAATTCATTGAAGAAGCACCCACACAAGCTAAATCACTTGTCAAAGAAAATGAATCTCCTGAAGTATTGACAAGtggtattgaaaagaaaatggctaaagtacaaagaaagaaagtgaaaactGAAAGCCAGGAAGTTTGCAAGAGGATTTTACCTAAACGACATTGTAAGGATAAATCAGAATATGAAAGAACATCTCCTCCTCAGAAGTTAACTAAAAGCCTTACTGAAGATTTctctgaattaattaataatacatctCCTAATTTAAGCTATAAGCATACAGCTGTTATCAGACCATTAGATGAGTATCCTTCTTCAGGAATTACCAGCAGTGAATTTCAACCATTTCCTACTTTTGATTTACATGAACCCAATGAAGccataaaagcaaaaaatgtcaTACCATCGCATAAGAAGATAGGATTTATTGGTCTCGGAATGATGGGTCAAAGGCTTGTTAAAAATCTGCTTACTTCCAATCACAAGGTCACAGTTTGGAATCGAACCCCTGAGAAATGTGTAGAGTTTGCTAAAGTTGGAGCTGAGCTTGCACAGACTCCAAGTGATGTAGTTGAAAGTTGTGACATAATTTTTTGCTGTGTTTCTGGTCCTGAGGCCTCAAAAAGCGTGGTTTTTGGAAAATGTGGCATTCTGTCAGGTCTTGAAAAGTCGCCACCTGGATCAAAACGTTATGTTGAAATGACTACATTGGATCCAACTACTTCAATAAACATTGGAGAAGCTATAAACATTGCAGGTGGAAGATATCTTGAAGCTCCATTTAGTGGATCTAGAGAAAGCGTAGAAGATGGAAGTCTGTTAATTTTGTGTGCAGGCGAAAAGAAAGTTTTTTACTCTTCTTACAGTTGCTTAGCtaccttttcaaaaaatatatataatcttggcAATGATGTTGGCACAGCTTCTAAGATGAATCTGATTCTTAGTACATTTTTGGGAGTATCATATGTTGCCTTGGCAGAAGCCATGGCACTTGTTGAGCATTGCAATCTTTCTCAGGTCGACTTTGTGGCAATTATGCGACTTCGACAAATATGTTCACCACTTCTTAAAGAAAAAGGAGAAGCCATAATATCACGTaactttaaaactaataattctcTTAAGTATCAAGAAAGAGATATAACTTTGGCTCTTACATTGGATAATGACTGTGGTCAGCCAATCTCAGTCACAACAGCAGCAAATGAAGTGTTCCAACGTGCTAAACTTCGAAATTATTCTGACCATGATGTATCTGCTGTTTACATGGGAACTAAGTATTAG